The genomic stretch ACCAGCACGGGCGACGACGGCATCCCCCACCCCAACGAAGCCATCTGGACCCCGGCCGGCGACGACGCGGCCCGCCACGGCTTCATCGTCCACAACGGGCTGTACACCACCGGCATCAGCTCGCCGCCTGCCGACGACCTGTACCCGCAGGCATTCATCACTCTCGGACACCACCGGTGGTCCGACGCCATCGAGGGCGCCGCTGCCTACATGAACCTCGTCCACGAGTGGCGCACCCTCCACCTCTACCCCGGCGACGACCCCCAGGAGACCATCCACCGCATCCCGCGCGCCGTCCTGACCTGGGGGGTATTCCTGCGCCACCTCCACGACGACGACCGATGCACCTGCGAGCAGGAGGGAAGCTGGCGGATGGCCTGGGCGCCACCCACCGAGCCTGGGTCAGTCCCCGTCACAGCCATGCGTCACCCCGCTGCTACGGCTGCCGGCGCAGGCATCCCCAACCCAGACCACGCCTCCCACGCGATCTGGGCCGCCTGACCCCATCGGCCGCCCACGGGTGCGGGAAGGACAGCCAGCACTGCCTCTCAGGCGTCTCTGCACTCTCCCGCTGCGGCCGCCTCCGCATCTGATCCGCCTCCCCGAAATCGGCCCGGGGCGGCCGTAGACCACAGAGTCCGGCCGCCCTGGATGACTCCTCCCTTCGCGTACACCACCGCGGCCTCAGCCTCACCGAAGGGGCCCATGCCCCACGGCCCCGGGCAACCCCAGCCACAGAGGAGCCAACACCCATGGGTGACACCCGAATCGAATGGACCGACAAAACTCACAACGCCTGGTGGGGCTGCACCCCCGTCTCATCGGGTTGCGACCACTGCTACGCAGACACCCTCGCCCGACGATGGGGCCACGACGTTTTCAAGCACCGCGCCCCCCGCCGCATGCTCTCCGACGACTACTGGCGCAAGCCCCTCACTTGGAACCGCGAAGCGCAACGCACCGGCGTACCGATCCGCGTGTTCACGATGTCCATGGGCGACCTCTTCGAAGACCACCCCCAGGTCACCGAAGCACGCGAGCGGCTCTGGCCCCTCATCGACCAGACTCCGTGGCTGCGCTGGCAACTCCTCACCAAGCGGCCCCGCAACGTCACCGGCATGGTCCCCTGGGGGAACGCCTGGCCGGACCACGTATGGCTGGGCACCTCCGCGGAAGACCAGCGCTGGGCGAACATCCGCATCCCGGCACTCCTGCAGATCCCCGCCGCCGTACGGTTCCTGTCCTGCGAACCCCTCCTCGGCCCGATCGACCTCAACAAGGCCGTCATCCCCATGGGCAGTCAGCGCGGCCACGGCCTCACCGCCTCCTACGTCCACGCCGGCGACTGCTGCACACGCCGCCTCCACGGCATCGACTGGGTCATCGCCGGCGGCGAATCCGGCCCCAACGCCCGCCCCATGCACCCCCGCTGGGCCACCGACCTCCGCGACCAGTGCAGTGCTGCGGACATCGCGTTCTTCTTCAAGCAGTGGGGAGCGTACGCACCCGAGACCCACCACCACGACCGCGGCCGCATCACCGTGATCGACCTCCAGGGACACACCTGGGACGCAGCCGACCCAGCCACACCACCAGACGCCATCCCCATGCGCCGCGTCGGAAAAGGGAAAGCCGGCCGCTGCCTCTCCGGACGGCTCCACGAAGCGACCCCACCCCTCTCCCCCACGCGCACGACCAACGCACCCGTCACCTGACCCGCCAGCCCGACGCCCCCAGACCGCCGTACGCAACACGCCCAGAACCGCGGCACTCCCCCACCACACCCCGAGCTGCCCACGAACAGAATCAGCCGACCACGAAACGGACCACCATGATGCAACCCCCGACCCCTCCACACCTCGACGTACGGCGTTCCGCCGCCGTCTCCCCCTGCGGCCGGTACCGCTACCTCCTCACACGTGAATGGGCCGACACCGGGAAGACCGCCACCTTCGTCCTCCTGAACCCCTCCACCGCCGACGCCACCCAGGACGACAACACGACCACGCGATGCATCACCTACGCACAGACGTGGGGCTGCGCCGGCCTCCTCATCGCCAACGTCTATGCGTGGCGCTCAACCAAGCCCTCAGGCCTCGCGGCCGCCGACGACCCCATCGGACCGGACAACGACCTCTACCTCCAGACCGCGGCCGCCGTCGCCCACGACACTGGAGGCCCCCTCATCGGCGGCTGGGGAACACACGCCCAGCCCGACCGTGTCGCCGACGTCCGAGCCATGCCCGGCATGCACCGGCTCCGCGCCCTCGCCGTCACTCAAGGCGGCCACCCCCGCCACCCGCTCCGCCTCGCCCGCAACCTCATCCCCCGACCCTGGGGAGACGACGCGGTCAGCGGCCCCCGAGCCTTCGACCAGCACGGAACCTGCGCCGTCGTCGTCGCGCGCCCCGGCCTCACGAACATCCGCATGGGCCCCTACGGATCCGTCAACCGCGCCAACTCCGTCGCAAGCAGCCTTCGACAACAGAGGAGCAGCACCCAGCACGTCCCCGGCACAACCGTGAGCATCGAGCCGTACCTCCCCGAGCGCGACCACATCGACCCACAGCTCACGAAGGATCCCGACCGCATTGCAGACCTGATGGACACCGAGCCGGCCGGTGACGGCACCGGCCGCAACTTCCCCGACCTGTGGGCCCGACTGCACGCACAAGAGGGGTACGAGAGCGCCACCCGGATCTGGAAGGCGGCCTGCTCCGCGTACGACGGCCTGCACCACGACTTCACGGAAACCGAATAGCTGCGGACCCAGTTCCCCTCAGCGTCCTCGGCGTAGCCGTGGCAACCAAACGAAGCCCCGCTTCCTAGACCTTTGGGTCCGGGAAGCGGGGCTTCTTGCGTTTCAGGGTGAAGCGCGAGTCCGGTTGGTGACCGGGGTGTCTGCCGCTATCCAGACGACCTCTACCGATGGCAATCACAGGGGCACGCGACTCCCGTACACCCACCCGGACTGTAGGTGGGATCGAGCCGCCCCCGCGCCTGCAGCGCAAGGGCGAGCCGCTGGAAAGCGGCAGTTGACTCACTGTCGCTGACGTTCTCGTCGCCCGATGCGTCAGCGAGCCTCCTGCGAGCGATCGCGAAGCCGCAGGAGTATTCGGCTACATGCCACACGACGAGTGCATCGAGGTAGTCGACTGCGCGATCACCCTGTAGTCCGCTGCGCCGCATGGCCGTGCGGCCGGCCTCGATCCGTTCAAAGCACCAGAGCACCGTGAAGTACGAGGTGAGTGCCAGTTCCCAGTCCGTGGGCGCAGGGTGTGAACCATAGGGCCCGTAGTGGATGCTAGCGACGACCTTCCGGGCCGCGGCCACCTCGCCGGTAGTCAGATCATGGTGCAAGGCCCGAGCGCTTTCGAAGTGCGCTCGCCGATGTTCGGATCTCAACGCGATCACAGCGACCGCGACTGCTGCCAGTGCCAGCACAGTCGACGTCACCCCAGCCAGAGCCGACCAATCGTCTGGACTCACAGATCCCCTCCCCGATATCAACACCGTTACCCTCGCGGTGCCACCCCATAGGTCCTCGCAACAGCGTCACTACTGCACCTCGGCCGATTCGACAGTCGAGGGCCACGTGCGCCAGTGGCGCTTACGTGGCACAACGGAGCATCAACCCAGCCAGAGAGATTCACAAAACGCCCAAAGTACGGCCAGTCGGCCGCGAGACCTGGAGGCTCCTGGCGGTACTCAGACGCCAGAACCACATCGATTCACAGAATGTGAATCGCTCTTTTTGCTGGCAGAATTAGAGACATGGCACGACCCTCCCGGAAGCCACCTTCCCCAACGGGGCCGCTGCTCAAGCCACCGACCCGTGTGGGGAACCTCGACTTCGCGGCTCTTGTCGGAGAGCTGCGTCAACTGCACGAACTAGCCGATGATCCGGATATTCACCGGATGCCAGCTGACGAGGAGCTGTTCGGGGCATTGCAGTACCTCGAGGCGCATGCAGGCGCGCTTAAGACCGCAGACGCCCGACGGAAGGCCTCTGTGACCCGGGTGAAGTTGTGGCAGTACCTCCGTGAGCAGGCCGACTCGCACCAGGCGAAGGCCGTCGAGGACGCGCGGTCAGCGGAGGTTGAGTGGGCCCAACTCGCGCCCGCACTCGCCGTCAACACCGCCAGCGCCGCGTACAACAAGTCCCTACGCCTGCGCGCTGCCTCTTTTGCCGATGCCTCACACGCCGAGCCTCGGGTCCGTCGTACGCCCGAAGCCGTCCTGGAAGCCGAAAGACTGGCTGCGGCACAGACCGCAGCCGTACGGCGAGCCGAGCAGGAAGCCGCTCGTCGGCATCGCCTACTGGCGCCGGTTGCAGCCCGTCTCCTCCAGTACCGGGCGGGCCTCGATGACGGCGACGACATCACCTACTGGCTCGACGAGATCGAGGCCGTGCTGCCCTCATGCGAAACCCCAACCCAACTCGTCAGCTTGGCCACATACGTCAAGGCCGTAGTCCGCGAGGTGCGTAAGGCCGAGCACGGCAATGAGTACCGGACTGGGATGACGGACAACGCGAGGACCGCCTGCGCTGCCGCAGCCGAACTCCTCTCGCAGGACTGAGTATCTGGCCAGCCGCGTCGGGGGTACCTGTAGCCAAGATGCGCTCAGCCCTCTGATCCGATCAGAGAGAGGCTGGCTAACCAACTCCATTGAGGCGTAGAAGAAGCGGCCGTGTATGTGCACCTGCTCCAGCTGGCCATAAGGCACGCAAGAGGGGAGGCGCTGAAGCCCGGAAATCAGGACTTCAGCGCCTCCCCTCTTGCGTGCAGGCTGATTGCGGCGCAATCAGCCTCACCTTCGCTTGAAGCCGAGTGCCTGCGTCACGAGGTAGTAGTCGTCCGTTGCCGACAGCGCGGTTGCTTCGGTGAGCTTCGACGGGTTCTCCGTTACGGGGTCGTAGAAGCGCAGAACCTTCTGGGCAGCGTAGGCCTCCGGGATCCGCGGGCTCCGCCGTACCGTCGGCAGAACCAGGTCCTCGTAGGCCTCCTTAGCCTGCTGCTGACTGTCGTCGTACACCG from Streptomyces sp. NBC_01571 encodes the following:
- a CDS encoding phage Gp37/Gp68 family protein; translated protein: MGDTRIEWTDKTHNAWWGCTPVSSGCDHCYADTLARRWGHDVFKHRAPRRMLSDDYWRKPLTWNREAQRTGVPIRVFTMSMGDLFEDHPQVTEARERLWPLIDQTPWLRWQLLTKRPRNVTGMVPWGNAWPDHVWLGTSAEDQRWANIRIPALLQIPAAVRFLSCEPLLGPIDLNKAVIPMGSQRGHGLTASYVHAGDCCTRRLHGIDWVIAGGESGPNARPMHPRWATDLRDQCSAADIAFFFKQWGAYAPETHHHDRGRITVIDLQGHTWDAADPATPPDAIPMRRVGKGKAGRCLSGRLHEATPPLSPTRTTNAPVT
- a CDS encoding DUF1643 domain-containing protein, translating into MMQPPTPPHLDVRRSAAVSPCGRYRYLLTREWADTGKTATFVLLNPSTADATQDDNTTTRCITYAQTWGCAGLLIANVYAWRSTKPSGLAAADDPIGPDNDLYLQTAAAVAHDTGGPLIGGWGTHAQPDRVADVRAMPGMHRLRALAVTQGGHPRHPLRLARNLIPRPWGDDAVSGPRAFDQHGTCAVVVARPGLTNIRMGPYGSVNRANSVASSLRQQRSSTQHVPGTTVSIEPYLPERDHIDPQLTKDPDRIADLMDTEPAGDGTGRNFPDLWARLHAQEGYESATRIWKAACSAYDGLHHDFTETE